A genome region from Cucumis sativus cultivar 9930 chromosome 4, Cucumber_9930_V3, whole genome shotgun sequence includes the following:
- the LOC101216425 gene encoding serine/threonine-protein kinase BSK1 — protein sequence MGCCQSSLLKLKKPSADVIGRGEHSLDRKNHHHQNGVDSSPADEFVPPFLEFSFADLKAATNNFSIDHIVSESSDKSPNVVYKGRLQKENNQRFVAVKKFTKAAWPDHQQFADEASGVGKLRNKRLANLIGYCCEGDERLLVAEYMPNCTLAKHLFHWEKQTIEWAMRLRVALYIAEALEYCSQAERPLYHDLNAVRVLFDENGDPRLSCFGLMKNSMDGKSYSTNLAYTPPEYLRDGTVIAESVIYSFGTILLDLLSGKHVPPNQALDMIGGKNITLLMDSHLDGKFSTEEATLVFELSSQCLQYEPRDRPSIKELVAALVPLQNKSDTPSYEMLGIPKREEIPLAPQEPLSPMGDACSRVDLTAIHQLLLVSHYKDDDGSCELSFQEWTQQIRDMLEARKRGDMAFRDKDFKGAIDGYTTFIDVGNILSPTVYARRSICYMLCDKPDAALRDAMQAQLVHPEWPIAFYLQAVALVKLGMHKDAADMLKEASTLEKKRHRGGRGY from the exons ATGGGCTGTTGCCAATCATCGTTACTTAAACTGAAAAAACCTTCAGCGGATGTTATTGGCCGAGGTGAACATTCTCTAGACCGGAAGAATCATCACCATCAGAATGGAGTAGATTCCTCGCCGGCTGATGAATTTGTGCCGCCGTTTCTGGAGTTTTCCTTCGCTGACCTCAAGGCGGCGACTAACAACTTCTCTATTGATCATATTGTATCGGAAAGTAGTGATAAATCTCCTAATGTCGTTTACAAAGGACGTCTTCAGAAAGAGAACAATCAACGCTTTGTTGCggttaaaaaatttaccaaaGCTGCGTGGCCGGACCACCAACAGTTCGCT GATGAAGCCTCTGGTGTGGGGAAATTGAGAAACAAAAGACTCGCCAATTTAATCGGCTATTGCTGCGAGGGCGATGAAAGGCTGCTTGTTGCGGAGTATATGCCTAATTGTACCCTTGCAAAGCATTTGTTCCACT GGGAGAAACAAACCATTGAGTGGGCAATGCGTTTAAGAGTTGCTCTATACATTGCTGAAGCGTTAGAATATTGTAGTCAGGCAGAACGTCCATTATACCACGACTTGAATGCAGTTAGGGTTCTATTTGATGAG AATGGTGATCCACGACTTTCATGTTTTGGATTGATGAAAAACAGCATGGATGGGAAAAGTTACAGCACTAATTTGGCTTATACACCTCCAGAGTACCTAAGAGATG GAACTGTAATTGCTGAAAGCGTTATTTATAGCTTTGGGACAATCCTTTTAGACCTTCTTAGTGGAAAGCATGTCCCACCAAATCAA GCACTTGATATGATAGGAGGTAAAAACATTACGTTGTTGATGGATTCACACTTAGACGGTAAATTTTCAACTGAAGAGGCAACATTAGTATTTGAGCTTTCTTCACAGTGCTTGCAATATGAACCTCGGGATCGACCAAGCATTAAAGAACTTGTTGCAGCACTCGTTCCCCTGCAAAATAAATCTGAT ACTCCATCATATGAAATGTTGGGTATCCCAAAACGTGAGGAAATACCATTGGCACCACAAGAGCCTCTCTCTCCAATGGGGGATGCTTGTTCACGAGTCGACCTTACAGCCATTCATCAACTTTTGCTCGTGTCGCACTATAAAGACGATGATGGATCCTGCGAA CTTTCCTTCCAAGAATGGACACAACAGATAAGAGATATGTTAGAGGCACGCAAGCGAGGCGACATGGCATTTCGGGACAAAGATTTCAAAGGAGCCATCGACGGATATACTACG TTCATTGATGTGGGCAACATACTTTCCCCAACAGTCTACGCACGAAGAAGTATTTGCTATATGCTGTGCGATAAACCGGATGCTGCACTTAGAGATGCTATGCAAGCACAATTGGTTCACCCTGAATGGCCAATCGCATTTTACTTGCAAGCCGTTGCTCTTGTTAAGCTTGGAATGCATAAAGATGCAGCTGATATGTTGAAAGAAGCATCAAcattagagaagaaaaggcaTAGAGGTGGCAGGGGGTATTGA
- the LOC101221636 gene encoding NADH dehydrogenase [ubiquinone] 1 beta subcomplex subunit 2 has translation MGGGGHGAGTTFKGVTIHPPKRWHTVTGKGLCAVMWFWVLYRAKQDGPVVLGWRHPWEGHGHGDHGNEH, from the exons ATGGGAGGCGGTGGACATGGAGCTGGAACTACTTTCAAGGGCGTGACCATACACCCGCCAAAGCGATGGCACACCGTCACCGGCAAGGGACTGTGCGCCGTTATGTG GTTTTGGGTGCTATACAGGGCGAAACAAGATGGACCTGTAGTACTG GGCTGGAGACATCCATGGGAAGGTCATGGTCATGGTGATCATGGAAATGAGCACTAG
- the LOC101216667 gene encoding uncharacterized protein LOC101216667 translates to MVGVFRRSISFPNKTPVKPSLSHHVRSISLPCRSHPLIFQLKDQIANLHSWSLNSDSHTAAWICDGLNHLKTVHNHLDDILNLPQTRDSLRHHPHWIDKLLEHFLRFVDVYGIFQTLILSLKEEHSAAQVAMRRKDEEKIALYVKSRKRLARQMAKLVSTVQKKTKIAEQGQAGVTADLAAVIEEVIGVTTTVSLALFNGISESFGTKKITWKWTRLDSVTKKVKKSAEEEKKGIQEFREIGSENLRELKKKGKEETKIAMKKMRDLEDWISDIENGSQRVFRSLISARVSLLNALSQQQEHKN, encoded by the coding sequence ATGGTCGGCGTTTTCCGGCGATCCATCTCTTTTCCGAACAAGACTCCGGTTAAGCCTTCCCTCTCCCATCACGTCCGTTCCATCAGTCTTCCCTGCCGATCTCACCCTTTGATTTTCCAACTCAAGGACCAGATCGCCAATCTCCATTCCTGGTCCCTCAACTCCGATTCCCACACCGCCGCTTGGATCTGCGACGGCTTAAACCATCTCAAAACTGTCCACAACCATCTCGACGACATCCTCAACCTTCCTCAAACTCGAGATTCCCTCCGCCACCACCCGCACTGGATCGATAAGCTTCTAGAACATTTCTTACGCTTCGTCGACGTCTACGGAATCTTCCAGACTTTGATTCTCTCCCTCAAAGAAGAACACTCCGCCGCACAGGTCGCGATGAGGAGAAAAGACGAAGAGAAAATCGCGTTGTACGTTAAATCAAGGAAGAGGTTAGCTAGACAAATGGCGAAACTGGTTTCGACTGTAcagaagaaaaccaaaattgcCGAACAAGGCCAAGCCGGAGTCACCGCCGATCTTGCCGCAGTGATCGAAGAAGTCATAGGAGTAACGACGACAGTTTCTCTGGCACTGTTCAACGGAATCTCAGAATCATTCGGAACTAAAAAGATCACATGGAAATGGACAAGATTGGATAGCGTCACGAAGAAGGTGAAGAAATCGGcggaagaggagaagaagggGATTCAAGAATTCAGAGAAATTGGGTCGGAGAATTTGAgagaattgaagaagaaagggaaagaggAAACCAAAATAGcgatgaagaagatgagagatTTGGAGGATTGGATAAGCGACATTGAAAATGGAAGCCAAAGGGTTTTCAGAAGTTTGATCAGTGCAAGAGTTTCATTGCTAAACGCTCTATCGCAGCAGCAAGAACACAAAAATTAG
- the LOC101221159 gene encoding ATP-dependent zinc metalloprotease FTSH, chloroplastic, translating into MASSATNLLLSSSFIGTNTLIFPPTPKTTRSISHLSFFSKRKSFLTRSVLSEKPNFEPYKSIPSQAALAALIFSSIAPQALAVDDASPPPPPPVIEAQAVSPSTSTSSPFSQNLLLTAPKPQSQSVSDLPEGSQWRYSEFLNAVKKGKVERVRFSKDGSALQLTAIDGRRATVIVPNDPDLIDILAMNGVDISVSEGDAGNGLFNFIGNLLFPFLAFAGLFFLFRRAQGGPGGPGGLGGPMDFGRSKSKFQEVPETGVTFADVAGADQAKLELQEVVDFLKNPDKYTALGAKIPKGCLLVGPPGTGKTLLARAVAGEAGVPFFSCAASEFVELFVGVGASRVRDLFDKAKSKAPCIVFIDEIDAVGRQRGAGLGGGNDEREQTINQLLTEMDGFSGNSGVIVLAATNRPDVLDSALLRPGRFDRQVTVDRPDVAGRVKILQVHSRGKALAKDVDFEKIARRTPGFTGADLQNLMNEAAILAARRDLKEISKDEISDALERIIAGPEKKNAVVSDEKKKLVAYHEAGHALVGALMPEYDPVAKISIIPRGQAGGLTFFAPSEERLESGLYSRSYLENQMAVALGGRVAEEVIFGEDNVTTGASNDFMQVSRVARQMVERFGFSKKIGQIAIGGPGGNPFLGQQMSSQKDYSMATADIVDAEVRELVERAYSRAKQIITTHNDILHKLAQLLIEKETVDGEEFMSLFIDGKAELYVA; encoded by the exons ATGGCTTCCTCCGCCACTAATCTCCTTCTATCTTCATCCTTCATTGGAACTAATACTTTAATCTTTCCTCCGACCCCCAAAACCACCAGATCGATTTCGCATTTGTCATTCTTTTCCAAGAGAAAATCTTTTCTTACGCGAAGCGTTCTTAGTGAGAAACCCAATTTCGAACCCTATAAATCTATTCCATCCCAAGCTGCTTTGGCTGCTCTTATCTTCTCTTCGATTGCGCCACAAGCTTTGGCTGTGGATGATGCTTCCCCTCCGCCGCCTCCGCCGGTAATTGAAGCTCAGGCGGTGAGTCCAAGTACTTCTACTTCCTCACCCTTTTCTCAGAATCTTCTTCTTACTGCTCCGAAACCTCAATCTCAATCAGTTTCGGACCTTCCCGAAGGTAGCCAATGGCGATACAGTGAATTCTTGAATGCGGTAAAGAAGGGGAAGGTTGAACGAGTTAGGTTTAGTAAAGATGGCTCTGCGCTTCAGCTCACTGCCATTGATGGCCGTCGTGCCACTGTGATAGTCCCAAATGACCCTGATCTTATCGACATTCTTGCTATGAATGGTGTTGATATTTCGGTGTCTGAAGGCGATGCTGGTAATGGGTTGTTCAATTTCATTGGTAATTTGTTGTTCCCTTTTTTGGCCTTTGCTGGATTGTTCTTTCTCTTCCGCCGTGCTCAGGGCGGCCCTGGCGGTCCCGGTGGACTTGGTGGGCCAATGGATTTTGGAAGATCGAAATCCAAGTTCCAAGAAGTGCCTGAGACTGGTGTGACTTTTGCTGATGTTGCTGGAGCTGACCAAGCCAAGCTTGAATTGCAAGAAGTGGTTGATTTCTTGAAGAATCCTGATAAGTACACAGCTCTTGGAGCTAAAATCCCGAAAGGGTGTCTTCTTGTTGGACCACCGGGTACCGGAAAAACTCTTCTGGCTCGGGCCGTGGCTGGTGAAGCTGGTGTGCCATTCTTCTCGTGTGCTGCCTCAGAGTTTGTAGAATTGTTTGTTGGTGTGGGTGCATCGAGAGTGCGAGACTTATTCGACAAAGCCAAGTCCAAAGCTCCTTGTATTGTTTTCATTGATGAGATTGATGCTGTGGGGAGACAGAGAGGGGCAGGTCTTGGAGGTGGTAATGACGAGAGAGAGCAAACTATCAATCAGCTATTGACTGAAATGGATGGGTTTTCTGGTAATTCTGGTGTGATTGTGTTGGCTGCTACAAACAGACCAGATGTTCTCGATTCAGCTTTGTTAAGACCCGGAAGGTTTGATAGACAAGTTACCGTCGACCGTCCCGATGTTGCTGGGCGAGTCAAGATTCTTCAG GTGCACTCGAGAGGGAAGGCACTTGCTAAAGATGTCGACTTCGAAAAGATAGCAAGGAGAACCCCTGGTTTCACTGGTGCTGATTTGCAAAACTTGATGAATGAAGCAGCCATTCTTGCAGCCCGGCGCGATCTTAAGGAAATTAGCAAAGATGAGATTTCAGATGCTCTCGAGAGGATAATAGCAGGGCCAGAAAAGAAGAATGCCGTTGTCTCggatgagaaaaagaaattagttgCATACCATG AGGCTGGGCATGCTCTTGTTGGTGCTTTGATGCCAGAATATGATCCCGTGGCAAAGATATCAATCATTCCCCGTGGCCAAGCTGGTGGACTTACCTTTTTCGCCCCAAGCGAAGAGAGGCTCGAGTCTGGATTGTATAGCAGAAGCTACCTGGAGAATCAAATGGCTGTTGCCCTTGGAGGAAG GGTGGCCGAAGAGGTAATATTTGGAGAGGACAATGTGACAACGGGCGCATCGAACGACTTCATGCAAGTCTCTCGGGTGGCAAGACAAATGGTTGAGAGGTTTGGATTCAGTAAAAAGATTGGGCAAATCGCAATTGGTGGACCGGGCGGAAACCCCTTCTTAGGTCAACAG ATGTCATCCCAGAAAGATTACTCTATGGCAACTGCAGATATTGTGGATGCAGAGGTTAGGGAGTTGGTAGAGAGAGCATATTCAAGGGCTAAGCAAATTATCACAACCCACAATGACATTCTTCACAAGCTTGCTCAACTCCTTATCGAGAAAGAAACCGTGGACGGGGAAGAGTTCATGAGCCTCTTCATCGATGGAAAAGCTGAGTTATATGTTGCATAG